A single genomic interval of Trichosurus vulpecula isolate mTriVul1 chromosome 6, mTriVul1.pri, whole genome shotgun sequence harbors:
- the OOSP3 gene encoding oocyte-secreted protein 3, with protein sequence MKLFALLVTLFLFFSKALHQDYPVWVTCGPDYFQVIMDRDLFRNGILLNPDQVTLGQDCQVSTVLEDKFFFFYSVLHCGIQREMKWNMVIFHSILHCHSLENVDGGAHDIPLKCTLEEETLNRPAIENFPPPSVGVSGMNVSDTPPSASWTQQDVGPREEGASGQQDPGAAALARHTFPVPTLSVASPVSWGQETCHQGSNSIPPYAASGFPWSTGSWALGTTYPLGNYK encoded by the exons ATGAAGCTGTTTGCTTTGTTAGTAACACTCTTCCTGTTCTTCTCCAAGGCTTTGCACCAAGATTATCCAG TATGGGTAACCTGTGGCCCAGACTACTTTCAGGTTATAATGGATAGAGATCTTTTTCGGAATGGAATACTTCTGAATCCTGACCAGGTGACCCTGGGACAAGACTGCCAAGTATCTACAGTCCTAGAAGACaagtttttcttcttctattcagTCTTGCATtgtgggatacaaagagag ATGAAGTGGAATATGGTTATTTTTCACAGTATTCTTCACTGTCATTCCTTAGAAAATGTGGATGGTGGCGCTCATGACATACCTCTGAAATGTACACTTGAAGA GGAAACTCTGAATCGTCCTGCTATAGAGAATTTTCCTCCCCCTTCAGTTGGCGTATCTGGAATGAATGTTTCTGATACACCTCCATCTGCCTCATGGACTCAGCAAGATGTTGGGCCCAGGGAGGAGGGGGCAAGTGGTCAGCAGGATCCAGGAGCAGCAGCCCTAGCTCG GCACACTTTCCCAGTTCCTACTTTGTCAGTGGCTTCCCCTGTGTCTTGGGGACAGGAAACTTGTCATCAAGGCAGTAACTCTATTCCCCCATATGCTGCCTCAGGATTTCCATGGTCTACTGGGTCCTGGGCTCTTGGCACAACTTACCCTCTGGGAAATTATAAATAG